A section of the Sedimentisphaera cyanobacteriorum genome encodes:
- the leuS gene encoding leucine--tRNA ligase, with product MEKPGRYNFNQIEKKWQEFWDKNKTFKAEMQPEKPKYYVLDMFPYPSGQGLHVGHPEGYTASDIFSRYKRMNGFNVLHPMGWDAFGLPAEQYAVQTGTHPSETTKANVDNMRRQIKGLGFSYDWDREVNTTDPNYYKWTQWIFLKFFNSFFDREQQKARPIEELEIPDSVKQAGKDAVREYVDSRRLAYEHEAPVNWCPELGTVLANEEVVNGVSERGGHPVIRKPMRQWMLRITEYADRLLQGLDGVDWSYSIKKLQQDWIGKSIGAEVDFRLDGFDDVISVFTTRPDTLFGATYMVLAPEHPLVDKITSEEHKESVAEYKQQAAMKSDLDRTDLAKEKTGQFTGAYAVNPVNGERIPVWISDYVLLSYGTGAIMAVPAHDSRDFEFAKQFGIDIIQVVKPEDPELAAKAQAEEICFDGEGIAVNSAQFNGKKTPEVKEEIISWLEEQGLGKKAVNYKLRDWLFSRQRYWGEPFPILHAEDGERIALDESELPLMLPEVEDYKPTQNGAPPLGNAKDWIEVVLPDGRKARRELNTMPQWAGSCWYYLRYLDPQNSEEPFSREKQKYWLPVDLYIGGAEHAVLHLLYSRFWHNLLYDLGYLDYPEPFQKLVNQGMILGEDGQKMSKSRGNVINPDMVISQYGADSMRLYEMFMGPLEATKPWSMSGLEGVHRFLQKFWRVVVSENTGKLSETVSDVPPDEQTERLMHQTIRKVSSDIDSFAFNTAISQMMIFVNHLAKLKFKPLSAVKNAVILLYPFAPHIAEELWQICGGEGDTLAYHSWPEYSEELAKEKEVEIAVQVKGKIKDRIMINPEAGEDQMREAALSSEKVSKAVEGKQIRKVIAVKGRLVNIIT from the coding sequence ATGGAAAAGCCCGGCAGATACAATTTCAACCAGATCGAAAAGAAGTGGCAGGAGTTTTGGGATAAGAACAAAACTTTCAAGGCAGAGATGCAGCCAGAGAAGCCAAAGTATTATGTGCTTGATATGTTCCCCTATCCGAGCGGGCAGGGCCTGCATGTGGGGCACCCTGAGGGCTACACCGCGAGCGATATCTTCTCACGCTACAAACGAATGAATGGGTTCAACGTTTTGCATCCGATGGGCTGGGATGCCTTCGGCCTGCCGGCAGAGCAGTACGCTGTTCAAACCGGCACACACCCCTCAGAAACCACAAAGGCCAACGTTGATAATATGCGAAGGCAGATAAAGGGGCTGGGCTTCAGCTACGACTGGGACCGTGAGGTTAACACCACCGACCCGAACTACTACAAATGGACGCAGTGGATTTTCCTGAAATTCTTCAACAGTTTCTTCGACAGAGAACAGCAGAAGGCACGTCCAATTGAGGAGCTTGAAATCCCTGACTCTGTAAAGCAGGCGGGCAAAGATGCGGTTCGGGAGTATGTTGATTCCCGCAGGCTTGCATACGAGCATGAAGCGCCGGTGAACTGGTGCCCTGAATTGGGGACTGTTCTTGCCAACGAGGAGGTTGTAAACGGCGTGAGCGAGCGGGGCGGGCATCCTGTAATCAGAAAGCCAATGAGGCAGTGGATGCTTCGAATCACAGAGTATGCCGATAGGCTTCTGCAGGGGCTGGATGGGGTGGACTGGTCTTATTCAATCAAGAAGCTCCAGCAGGACTGGATAGGAAAGAGCATCGGTGCGGAGGTTGATTTCCGTCTCGATGGTTTTGATGATGTAATCAGCGTGTTTACCACGCGCCCTGATACGCTTTTCGGAGCAACGTATATGGTGCTTGCCCCGGAACATCCGCTGGTCGATAAGATTACAAGCGAAGAGCATAAGGAAAGCGTGGCTGAGTATAAGCAGCAGGCTGCAATGAAGAGCGATTTAGACCGTACAGACCTTGCCAAGGAAAAGACTGGTCAGTTTACAGGCGCTTATGCTGTAAATCCGGTAAACGGCGAGAGGATTCCTGTATGGATAAGCGATTATGTCCTGCTGAGCTATGGTACTGGTGCGATTATGGCAGTACCCGCGCACGACAGCAGAGACTTCGAATTCGCAAAGCAGTTCGGGATTGATATTATTCAGGTTGTAAAACCGGAAGACCCTGAGCTCGCAGCTAAGGCGCAGGCAGAGGAAATCTGCTTCGATGGCGAGGGCATTGCAGTTAATTCTGCCCAGTTCAACGGCAAGAAAACGCCTGAGGTGAAGGAAGAGATTATATCTTGGTTAGAGGAGCAGGGGCTTGGTAAAAAGGCCGTAAACTACAAACTTCGTGATTGGCTCTTCAGCAGGCAGAGGTACTGGGGCGAGCCTTTCCCCATACTGCACGCAGAAGATGGCGAGAGAATCGCTCTTGACGAATCCGAACTGCCCCTGATGCTGCCTGAAGTAGAGGATTACAAGCCAACCCAAAACGGTGCGCCGCCTCTTGGAAATGCAAAAGACTGGATAGAGGTTGTCCTGCCCGACGGCCGGAAGGCCAGAAGAGAGCTTAATACTATGCCGCAGTGGGCAGGGAGCTGCTGGTATTACCTCAGATACCTCGACCCGCAAAACAGCGAAGAGCCCTTCAGCAGGGAAAAACAGAAATACTGGCTGCCGGTGGATCTGTATATAGGCGGAGCAGAGCATGCCGTGCTGCACCTTCTCTACTCGAGATTCTGGCATAATCTGCTTTACGATTTGGGCTATTTGGACTACCCCGAGCCTTTCCAGAAGCTCGTTAATCAGGGGATGATTCTCGGCGAAGACGGACAGAAGATGAGCAAGAGCCGCGGGAATGTAATCAATCCGGATATGGTTATAAGCCAGTACGGAGCGGATTCAATGCGGCTTTACGAGATGTTTATGGGGCCGCTCGAGGCCACAAAGCCTTGGAGTATGAGCGGGCTTGAAGGCGTGCACAGATTCCTCCAGAAGTTTTGGCGCGTTGTCGTAAGCGAGAATACCGGAAAGCTTTCTGAGACAGTTTCAGATGTCCCGCCGGACGAGCAGACCGAAAGACTTATGCACCAGACTATACGCAAGGTTAGCAGTGATATAGACAGCTTCGCCTTCAACACAGCCATAAGCCAGATGATGATATTTGTAAACCACCTCGCAAAGCTGAAGTTCAAGCCGCTTTCGGCTGTAAAAAATGCAGTGATTCTGCTTTATCCGTTTGCTCCGCATATTGCCGAAGAGCTTTGGCAGATCTGCGGGGGAGAAGGCGATACACTCGCCTACCACAGCTGGCCGGAATACAGCGAGGAGCTTGCAAAAGAGAAGGAAGTGGAAATTGCGGTACAGGTGAAGGGTAAGATAAAGGACAGGATTATGATCAATCCCGAAGCGGGAGAAGACCAGATGAGAGAAGCCGCCTTGAGCAGTGAGAAGGTGTCTAAGGCTGTGGAAGGCAAGCAGATACGCAAGGTAATCGCTGTTAAAGGCAGGCTGGTAAATATTATCACCTGA
- a CDS encoding IS3 family transposase (programmed frameshift) → MRRSRFSESQILSILKESEAGLEVSDLTRKYGISRATFYNWKSKYSGIGGSEIRRLRELERENGKLKKMYADLSLENNVLKDLIEKNFLKPAERKDFARQAHSKGLCVQSSCKAAGISRGSFYYTPSRNDDAEVKRQIELVIDSRPRRGFPKIFDSIRRKGYSWNHKKVYRVYKENEFQLNNRKKNLIRQIERKPMPEATRANEIWSIDFMSDSLSNGRPFRAFNVIDEFNREALDIEIDTSLPSLRIIRSLELIGSDRGFPRFIRSDNGPEFRSLQFRRFCCRNRIRHRRIEAGKPQQNSFIERFNRSYREDILDMYSFKNLSEARNLTLDWLIEYNYERGHESLGEKTPVEYVRSFLPFTPQNNSEGAKGKNCCLKEFV, encoded by the exons ATGCGAAGATCGAGGTTTAGTGAAAGCCAGATACTTTCGATTCTCAAGGAGTCAGAAGCCGGTTTAGAGGTCAGTGATTTGACCAGGAAATACGGCATATCCCGTGCCACATTTTACAACTGGAAGAGCAAGTATTCTGGTATTGGCGGCAGTGAGATAAGGCGTTTACGCGAGTTAGAGCGAGAGAACGGCAAGCTCAAAAAGATGTATGCGGACTTATCATTAGAGAATAACGTTCTCAAGGATTTAATAGAAAAAAACT TTCTAAAGCCTGCCGAGCGAAAGGATTTTGCCAGGCAGGCACATTCTAAGGGCTTATGCGTGCAATCATCTTGTAAAGCAGCAGGCATCAGCCGGGGCAGTTTTTACTATACTCCTTCAAGAAACGATGATGCTGAGGTAAAAAGACAGATAGAGCTGGTAATAGATTCCCGTCCTCGACGCGGATTTCCAAAGATATTCGACAGTATCCGCCGCAAGGGATATAGCTGGAATCACAAAAAGGTTTATCGTGTTTATAAGGAAAATGAATTTCAGCTTAACAACCGTAAAAAGAATTTGATAAGGCAAATAGAGCGTAAACCTATGCCAGAAGCTACGAGAGCTAATGAGATATGGAGTATTGATTTTATGAGCGATAGTTTGAGTAATGGTCGGCCATTCAGGGCTTTCAACGTTATCGATGAGTTTAACCGTGAGGCATTGGATATTGAGATCGACACGAGCTTACCTTCGCTTCGCATAATTCGTAGCCTTGAATTAATAGGCTCTGATCGGGGTTTCCCCCGCTTTATTCGCAGCGATAATGGGCCGGAATTTAGGAGCCTTCAATTTCGCAGGTTCTGCTGCCGAAACAGAATCAGGCACCGCCGTATAGAAGCAGGCAAGCCTCAGCAAAACAGTTTTATTGAACGATTCAATCGGAGTTATCGAGAGGATATACTTGATATGTACAGTTTTAAGAATTTATCAGAAGCTCGTAATTTAACTTTAGATTGGCTTATAGAATATAATTATGAGCGTGGGCACGAATCACTGGGAGAGAAAACTCCTGTAGAGTATGTTCGCAGTTTTTTGCCTTTCACCCCTCAAAATAATTCTGAAGGGGCAAAAGGAAAAAACTGCTGTTTGAAGGAATTTGTCTAA
- a CDS encoding type II toxin-antitoxin system Phd/YefM family antitoxin has translation MIKLHPQIIGKDGKKQFVVLPFEEYERIKDKLQDYEDLQELREAKASDAGKDGFNLNEAKEKLGI, from the coding sequence ATGATCAAACTGCACCCGCAAATTATAGGTAAAGACGGTAAGAAACAATTTGTTGTGCTTCCGTTTGAAGAATATGAGCGTATTAAAGATAAGCTTCAGGACTATGAAGATTTGCAAGAGCTCAGAGAAGCCAAAGCTTCAGATGCCGGCAAAGACGGATTCAATCTAAACGAGGCCAAGGAGAAGCTGGGGATATAA
- a CDS encoding outer membrane protein assembly factor BamB family protein: protein MISRIVLLLSAAALLAGCQENSNMYKQSADVSGLDMVSVPVLEKNGYELEWQRDMPIKQNEEIKFVFRNPGYFLALTNKNVILCYNIETGKQHFIRSISRPGLPLTEPSEREGILYTTVGDVLWSIDVESANIGVVSELESPTRSPVVFNSYAAYVIGLDKRISCYGLEDGVLSFQVTADNDSKITTALVNDEYLWFATKKGNIYCSSADEAKRIWAFDATDEIKADIAARGDYLYAASMDTMLYKLNAYTGDLQWKAHLGSPLLTKPVVYDDVILQQTSRNGLCAVKADNGKLLWMVKDGIKFLSRKADRVFVLCEGGIVKKMSLRQQECVGSMKVENLDTALENTIDSRIFLVSKGGRIYCLDAIRTVD from the coding sequence ATGATCAGTCGAATAGTGCTTCTTCTATCGGCGGCAGCTCTTCTGGCCGGCTGCCAAGAAAACAGTAATATGTACAAGCAGTCTGCTGATGTGAGCGGTCTTGATATGGTATCTGTGCCTGTTTTAGAGAAAAACGGCTATGAACTTGAGTGGCAGCGTGATATGCCTATCAAGCAAAACGAAGAGATTAAATTCGTGTTTCGCAATCCGGGCTATTTTCTCGCCCTTACAAACAAAAACGTAATCCTCTGCTACAACATCGAAACTGGCAAGCAGCATTTCATACGCAGTATTTCCCGCCCCGGGCTCCCGCTTACAGAGCCAAGCGAGAGGGAAGGAATTCTCTACACCACCGTAGGAGATGTGCTTTGGTCTATAGATGTTGAATCTGCCAATATTGGGGTAGTAAGCGAACTTGAATCCCCCACCAGAAGCCCTGTTGTGTTTAACAGCTACGCTGCTTATGTTATTGGTCTTGACAAGAGAATCTCCTGCTACGGCCTTGAAGACGGCGTTCTGAGCTTTCAGGTAACAGCGGATAATGATTCGAAAATCACTACGGCTCTTGTAAATGATGAGTATCTCTGGTTTGCCACAAAAAAAGGCAACATCTACTGCAGCAGTGCAGATGAGGCCAAAAGGATATGGGCTTTCGATGCAACAGACGAGATAAAAGCGGATATTGCAGCTAGGGGAGACTATCTCTACGCCGCCTCAATGGACACTATGCTCTACAAGCTCAACGCCTATACCGGCGATCTGCAGTGGAAGGCACATCTTGGCTCGCCGTTATTAACAAAGCCGGTGGTTTACGATGATGTAATCCTGCAGCAGACCTCAAGAAACGGGCTGTGCGCCGTAAAAGCAGATAACGGCAAACTGCTCTGGATGGTTAAAGACGGGATAAAATTTCTCTCGCGCAAGGCAGACAGGGTGTTTGTGCTCTGCGAGGGCGGAATCGTAAAGAAGATGAGCCTCCGTCAGCAGGAATGCGTAGGCAGTATGAAGGTTGAAAATCTTGATACAGCCTTGGAAAACACAATAGACAGCCGAATTTTCCTTGTAAGCAAAGGCGGAAGAATTTACTGCCTTGACGCTATAAGAACGGTTGACTGA
- the purH gene encoding bifunctional phosphoribosylaminoimidazolecarboxamide formyltransferase/IMP cyclohydrolase yields the protein MDIKIKTALISVSDKTGVAEFAKELSEMGVRIISTGGTAKKIQQAGVDVVSIDSVTGFPEMMNGRVKTLHPIIHGGLLGLRDNDEHTAAMSEHGIDPIDLVCVNLYPFEKTVAKEDCTLEDAIENIDIGGPSMVRSASKNYKFVTVVTNPSDYGEIISQMKNNSGSTNFQLRERLAREAFSLTAGYDAAISKYLSGRAEERFPKKVSIPVKKVKDLRYGENPHQQAAFYRASDSKEVCVANAEMIEGGEKDISFNNLLDANAAFELVKEFDAPAAVVVKHLNPCGCSFDDNIKEAYRRAYLGDVVSAFGGIIALNRPVDKELAEVIMESYSRFGKENGASGFFAEVIIAPDYDQNALETIRTLKGWGKRVRLLKTGEVSRDNINESEYDVRCITGGLLLQQRDLIGWEPELITCPTKLKPTDAQMEDLKMAWICAKHVKSNTITLVNGRKLVGCGAGQMNRVESGLIAFKNAGKQAQGAALGSDAFFPFPDNVENAAQAGVKCIVQPGGSKKDDEVIAKADELGIAMIFTGKRHFRH from the coding sequence ATGGATATTAAAATCAAGACAGCTCTGATTAGCGTATCAGATAAGACAGGCGTTGCTGAGTTTGCAAAGGAGCTCAGCGAGATGGGCGTTAGAATCATCAGTACCGGCGGAACTGCAAAGAAGATTCAGCAGGCGGGGGTTGATGTAGTAAGCATTGACTCTGTTACCGGTTTCCCTGAGATGATGAACGGCAGAGTTAAGACCCTCCATCCGATTATTCACGGAGGACTTCTCGGCCTTCGAGACAACGATGAACATACCGCCGCTATGAGTGAGCACGGGATAGACCCTATTGACCTGGTATGCGTAAACCTGTATCCGTTTGAGAAGACTGTTGCAAAAGAAGACTGCACTCTTGAAGATGCTATTGAGAATATCGATATCGGCGGCCCGAGTATGGTTAGGTCTGCCTCTAAGAATTATAAATTCGTTACTGTTGTAACAAATCCTTCCGACTACGGCGAAATAATATCGCAGATGAAGAATAACAGCGGCAGCACAAACTTCCAGCTCCGTGAAAGGCTTGCAAGAGAGGCCTTCTCTCTCACTGCCGGCTACGATGCTGCGATAAGCAAATACCTCTCCGGCAGAGCTGAAGAAAGGTTTCCGAAGAAGGTATCAATTCCGGTTAAAAAGGTTAAAGACCTTCGATACGGTGAAAACCCACATCAGCAGGCAGCGTTCTACCGTGCAAGCGATTCCAAAGAGGTTTGCGTTGCAAATGCCGAGATGATTGAAGGCGGCGAGAAAGACATTAGCTTTAACAACCTGCTTGATGCGAATGCCGCATTTGAGCTGGTAAAAGAATTCGATGCCCCTGCTGCTGTTGTAGTAAAGCATCTCAATCCCTGCGGCTGCTCATTTGACGATAATATCAAAGAGGCCTACAGAAGGGCCTATCTTGGAGATGTAGTGAGCGCGTTCGGCGGTATTATCGCCCTGAACAGGCCTGTTGATAAAGAGCTTGCAGAAGTGATTATGGAATCATACTCCCGTTTCGGGAAGGAAAACGGGGCGAGCGGCTTCTTTGCTGAGGTTATCATAGCCCCCGATTACGACCAGAACGCCCTTGAAACAATACGAACCCTCAAAGGTTGGGGCAAAAGGGTAAGACTGCTCAAAACAGGCGAGGTTAGCAGGGATAACATTAACGAATCAGAATATGATGTTCGCTGCATTACCGGCGGACTGCTCCTTCAGCAGAGAGACCTTATCGGCTGGGAGCCCGAACTGATAACCTGCCCCACAAAGCTAAAGCCTACAGATGCCCAGATGGAAGACCTCAAGATGGCTTGGATATGCGCAAAGCATGTAAAGAGCAATACGATAACGCTGGTGAACGGACGCAAGCTGGTAGGCTGCGGTGCAGGCCAGATGAACAGGGTGGAATCAGGGCTCATTGCATTCAAGAATGCCGGCAAGCAGGCTCAGGGCGCAGCTCTGGGCTCGGATGCATTCTTCCCGTTCCCCGATAATGTGGAAAATGCGGCTCAGGCGGGCGTTAAGTGTATTGTTCAGCCGGGCGGTTCGAAGAAAGATGATGAGGTTATTGCAAAGGCCGATGAGCTCGGAATTGCTATGATTTTCACAGGTAAACGGCATTTCAGGCATTAA
- the aroE gene encoding shikimate dehydrogenase, whose translation MSYLTVPVCEKKKKDFSKRIDKLASSGAVALELRFDCLSKFDHDNVRTLTQQASKTGLKVICTCRDPREGGENDLSEAFRMSVLREAALSGADFIDCEFANFEANFKELYEALTPDTGCRLILSAHNFEGRFENLRGQYDKMQEAAPEAVIKIAYQADNINQCFECFDVLKVRRGDAVILAMGDAGKITRILAPKIGSFFCYASKGGKSTAPGQIPLKQMKKFYRFKDINEDSNLYGIIASPVEHSMSPLIYNKTFKKEASSSVFLPLLLEEGAENFNTFLDNVLSRPWLSFKGFSVTLPHKTNAFQYAARKGELTERAKKIGAVNTLKTSFLIGENTDCSGAQKPLEEAAGDLNGLKTAVLGAGGAAKAVVAALTDKGAEVTIFNRTLSKAESLAEQFGCKACQIGYFPMGEAFEAVVNCTSLGMSPKVEACPIDTTFLQKGCIVFDTVYNPPETRLLKEARHVGARPLGGIEMFVQQAVEQYNFLTGREMDKAYIRKKVLKKIKQ comes from the coding sequence ATGAGCTATCTTACAGTTCCTGTTTGCGAGAAAAAGAAGAAGGATTTTTCCAAGCGGATAGACAAACTTGCCTCCAGCGGAGCAGTAGCTCTTGAGCTTCGTTTTGATTGCCTTTCGAAATTCGACCATGATAACGTGAGAACTCTCACTCAGCAGGCCTCTAAAACAGGGCTCAAGGTGATATGCACGTGCCGAGACCCTCGGGAAGGCGGGGAAAACGACTTGAGCGAAGCTTTTCGTATGTCTGTCCTGAGGGAGGCCGCCCTGAGCGGTGCAGATTTCATTGACTGCGAGTTCGCAAATTTTGAAGCTAATTTCAAGGAGCTCTATGAAGCTCTCACGCCCGATACCGGCTGCCGGCTTATCCTCTCAGCCCACAATTTCGAAGGCAGGTTCGAGAACCTCCGGGGGCAGTACGATAAGATGCAGGAGGCAGCACCGGAGGCAGTTATAAAAATTGCTTATCAGGCGGATAATATAAATCAGTGTTTTGAGTGTTTTGACGTGCTCAAGGTGAGAAGGGGCGATGCTGTGATACTGGCTATGGGAGATGCCGGAAAGATTACAAGAATCCTCGCTCCCAAGATCGGCTCTTTTTTCTGCTATGCAAGCAAAGGCGGAAAATCAACAGCACCCGGGCAAATTCCGCTCAAACAGATGAAGAAATTTTACCGTTTCAAAGACATAAACGAGGATTCAAACCTTTACGGGATTATAGCCTCACCCGTGGAACATTCGATGAGCCCGCTGATATACAACAAGACATTTAAAAAAGAGGCCTCAAGCAGTGTCTTTCTCCCGCTTCTGCTCGAGGAAGGTGCTGAAAATTTCAATACATTTCTGGATAACGTGCTTTCAAGGCCGTGGCTGAGCTTCAAGGGCTTCTCTGTTACACTGCCTCATAAAACAAACGCCTTCCAATACGCCGCCCGAAAGGGCGAGCTTACAGAGAGGGCGAAGAAAATCGGGGCGGTAAACACGCTGAAAACAAGCTTCCTTATAGGCGAAAACACCGACTGCAGCGGCGCTCAAAAACCGCTTGAAGAGGCCGCAGGCGATTTGAACGGGCTAAAAACAGCCGTTCTCGGAGCAGGCGGAGCTGCGAAGGCTGTGGTGGCGGCGCTTACAGACAAGGGAGCAGAAGTTACCATTTTCAACAGAACCCTAAGCAAGGCCGAATCGCTGGCAGAGCAGTTCGGATGCAAGGCATGCCAGATTGGGTATTTCCCTATGGGCGAGGCGTTTGAGGCAGTCGTAAACTGCACGAGCCTCGGTATGAGCCCTAAGGTGGAGGCGTGCCCTATAGACACAACCTTCCTTCAAAAGGGCTGCATCGTGTTTGATACAGTTTACAACCCCCCTGAAACGAGACTGCTCAAAGAGGCAAGGCATGTTGGTGCGAGGCCTCTTGGCGGGATTGAGATGTTTGTTCAGCAGGCGGTTGAACAGTACAATTTCCTCACCGGCAGAGAGATGGACAAGGCCTACATCCGCAAAAAGGTGCTAAAGAAGATTAAGCAGTGA
- a CDS encoding PH domain-containing protein, protein MGIISGIIGNAGVVPPEKLEEDYGKLLTENENIEVGFKLVRDTYIFTNKRMILIDKQGVTGKKTQYLSICYNRVSRFSIETAGHFDLDAELKIWLSGEDTPTIDKKFNRKVNIYDLQKVLAGFVLG, encoded by the coding sequence ATGGGTATTATTTCAGGTATTATTGGAAATGCGGGAGTTGTCCCGCCGGAGAAGCTCGAAGAGGACTACGGCAAACTCCTAACTGAGAACGAAAATATTGAGGTTGGCTTCAAGCTCGTGCGGGATACTTATATCTTCACGAACAAGCGTATGATTCTAATCGACAAGCAGGGCGTTACGGGCAAAAAGACGCAGTATCTTTCGATATGCTACAACAGAGTTTCCAGATTCAGCATTGAAACCGCAGGCCATTTCGACCTTGATGCTGAGCTAAAGATTTGGCTCTCCGGCGAGGATACCCCAACGATAGACAAGAAATTCAACAGGAAGGTGAATATATACGACCTGCAGAAGGTGCTTGCGGGCTTTGTTCTGGGCTGA
- the ispD gene encoding 2-C-methyl-D-erythritol 4-phosphate cytidylyltransferase — translation MKAAVIICAAGGSTRFEGKTKKVFEKAAGKPLFLHSVNLFSEMDEVVQIILAAAEEDHEKIKLNWEANLAFAGVQLSAGGQTRGETVAKAFEMVSEAADIVAVHDAARCCLTEQWARKVLQKAYQTGAAIPASPVTATLKRVSEEGVISETVNRNSLYSAQTPQAFSRELFAKALAKCENLAEFSDDSMMAENIGAEVHIVETDDTNIKVTKKADIAVANAVISSREKKTPKTIHPFREDQMW, via the coding sequence ATGAAAGCAGCAGTAATAATATGCGCAGCAGGCGGAAGCACCCGCTTTGAAGGGAAAACGAAGAAAGTATTTGAGAAAGCAGCGGGCAAGCCTTTGTTTCTGCATTCTGTAAATTTATTTTCTGAGATGGATGAGGTGGTTCAGATTATCCTTGCCGCCGCAGAGGAAGACCACGAAAAGATAAAGCTTAATTGGGAGGCAAATCTCGCATTTGCAGGCGTGCAGCTCTCCGCAGGGGGGCAGACAAGAGGCGAAACAGTGGCAAAGGCATTTGAGATGGTAAGTGAGGCTGCTGATATAGTTGCTGTTCACGATGCAGCAAGGTGCTGCCTCACAGAGCAGTGGGCGAGGAAGGTTCTTCAGAAGGCATACCAAACCGGAGCAGCAATACCTGCTTCCCCTGTTACCGCTACGCTCAAGAGGGTTTCCGAGGAGGGCGTAATCAGCGAAACTGTAAACAGGAACTCGCTTTACAGCGCGCAGACCCCTCAGGCGTTCTCGAGAGAGCTTTTTGCAAAGGCTCTGGCCAAATGCGAAAACCTCGCTGAATTCAGCGACGATTCAATGATGGCAGAAAATATCGGGGCAGAAGTGCATATTGTAGAAACTGACGATACGAACATAAAAGTTACAAAAAAGGCCGATATAGCTGTTGCCAATGCTGTTATCAGCTCACGAGAGAAAAAAACGCCCAAGACAATTCACCCTTTCAGAGAAGACCAGATGTGGTAG
- a CDS encoding RNA polymerase sigma factor, with the protein MTKSTKKREEKELLRRFCSGDEAAFRDIVQEYKDPLFNFLRRFVGNQDLIEDVFQDTFMQLYQSRESFDLDRPLKPWLFTIAANKAKDLLRKRKRNSSISVGSIADESESSIEDVFSSVSSEDTTPLDSYITEETEHRVREVVENMPEKLREILLLAYFEQFSYKQMAEMLSIPIGTVKSRLHSAVARFAKDLKNAEPDFER; encoded by the coding sequence ATGACCAAATCCACAAAAAAACGGGAAGAGAAAGAACTGCTCAGGCGATTCTGCTCAGGCGATGAAGCAGCGTTCAGGGATATTGTGCAGGAATACAAAGACCCTCTGTTTAATTTTCTGAGGCGTTTTGTGGGCAATCAGGACCTCATTGAAGACGTTTTTCAGGACACGTTTATGCAGCTTTATCAGTCCAGGGAATCTTTCGACCTCGACCGCCCGCTAAAACCATGGCTTTTTACAATTGCAGCGAACAAAGCCAAGGACCTGCTACGTAAGAGAAAACGCAACAGCTCGATTTCAGTGGGTTCGATAGCAGATGAGTCTGAATCGTCGATAGAAGACGTTTTTAGCTCTGTTTCTTCTGAAGACACTACTCCGCTTGACAGCTACATCACTGAAGAAACCGAACATAGAGTAAGAGAAGTTGTTGAGAATATGCCAGAAAAACTACGAGAAATTTTGCTGCTGGCGTATTTTGAACAATTTTCATACAAACAAATGGCCGAAATGCTGAGTATACCTATAGGAACAGTTAAAAGCAGGTTGCATTCAGCGGTGGCGCGTTTTGCCAAAGACTTGAAAAATGCTGAGCCTGATTTTGAAAGGTAA